The following coding sequences are from one Streptomyces sp. NBC_00536 window:
- a CDS encoding acetoin utilization protein AcuC, translated as MWDEAVTKYDFGPSHPMDPVRLALTMGLVRAFGLDREMDVRAAKAAGDSTLRLVHREDYVAAVREVSADPGVADGSYGLGTMDDPAFHGMHEASALIAGQSVAAAEALWRGDAAHAVNFAGGLHHAMPGGAAGFCVYNDAALAIARLLELGAERVAYVDVDVHHGDGVQAAFWDDPRVLTVSLHEHPRTLFPQTGWPEETGGPAAEGSAVNVALPAGTGDEGWLRAFHATVPELLADFRPQVLVTQHGADTHFEDPLAHLAVSLDAQRAVQEACHGLAHEYADGRWLALGGGGYAIVDVVPRSWTHLVAIAAHRPLEPESAVPASWRDEVYARTRQLAPARMTDGRTPVWREWESGYDPADRIDQAVLATRRAVFPLRGMLT; from the coding sequence ATGTGGGACGAGGCGGTAACGAAGTATGACTTCGGGCCCAGCCATCCGATGGATCCGGTGCGCCTGGCGCTGACCATGGGCCTGGTGCGGGCCTTCGGGCTCGACCGGGAGATGGACGTGCGCGCCGCGAAGGCCGCCGGTGACTCCACGCTGCGCCTGGTCCACCGCGAGGACTACGTCGCCGCGGTGCGGGAGGTGTCCGCCGATCCCGGGGTGGCCGACGGCTCGTACGGGCTGGGCACCATGGACGATCCGGCCTTCCACGGGATGCACGAGGCCTCCGCGCTGATCGCCGGGCAGTCGGTGGCGGCGGCGGAGGCGCTCTGGCGCGGGGACGCGGCGCACGCGGTGAACTTCGCGGGCGGGCTGCACCACGCGATGCCCGGCGGGGCGGCCGGGTTCTGCGTCTACAACGACGCCGCCCTCGCGATCGCGCGGCTGCTGGAACTGGGGGCCGAGCGGGTCGCCTACGTGGACGTGGACGTGCACCACGGCGACGGCGTGCAGGCGGCGTTCTGGGACGACCCGCGGGTGCTGACCGTCTCCCTCCACGAACATCCGCGGACCCTGTTCCCGCAGACCGGCTGGCCCGAGGAGACCGGCGGGCCGGCCGCCGAGGGATCGGCCGTCAATGTGGCGCTGCCCGCCGGGACGGGTGACGAGGGTTGGCTGCGGGCCTTCCACGCCACCGTGCCCGAGCTGCTGGCGGACTTCCGGCCGCAGGTGCTGGTGACCCAGCACGGCGCCGACACCCACTTCGAGGACCCGCTCGCCCACCTCGCGGTGTCGCTGGACGCCCAGCGGGCCGTGCAGGAGGCCTGTCACGGGCTCGCGCACGAGTACGCCGACGGGCGCTGGCTGGCCCTGGGCGGCGGGGGTTACGCGATCGTGGACGTCGTACCGCGCTCCTGGACCCATCTGGTCGCGATCGCCGCGCACCGGCCGCTGGAGCCGGAGTCGGCGGTGCCCGCGTCGTGGCGCGACGAGGTGTACGCGCGGACCCGGCAGCTGGCCCCGGCCCGGATGACGGACGGCCGCACGCCCGTGTGGCGGGAGTGGGAGTCGGGGTACGACCCGGCGGACCGGATCGACCAGGCGGTGCTGGCGACCCGGCGGGCGGTGTTCCCGCTGCGCGGGATGCTGACCTGA
- a CDS encoding MFS transporter, which translates to MTADVRLRRGRGSLGFSFFVQGVTFALLVTRIPAVQDQYGISDGLLPAFLAAVPVLAGVASVGTEHLVKRVAPSTVLRWAQPLVLLALLGAGAGTRMWHVALALGAFGLAVGALDASMNMLGVSLQQAYGRSIMLGFHASYSLGGIVGASAAWAGAHWHLSLFTSYLPAVVILLPLAFAASRYYVDQRAGDGQGAVQPGADKGLGSGGFKLLLPLCLVMACAYIGDSTVSNWSAKYLQDVLDSSEQLSTVPYNVYMVMTLIGRAVGDLGVRRFGAVAVVRAGTLVAAGGFGVVAAAPGAWVGMLGFTLLGIGLCVIVPQTFAAAGRLFPKASDTAIARLNIFNYVGFLVGAPLVGALGDAWTYRGAMLVPMALVLVTLLYARSFAPEGARYGVGHERRVDDRAVDVGRGGNEV; encoded by the coding sequence ATGACAGCAGACGTGCGGCTGCGCCGTGGACGAGGGTCCCTGGGCTTCAGCTTCTTCGTACAGGGCGTCACCTTCGCCCTCCTCGTGACCCGGATCCCCGCCGTACAGGACCAGTACGGGATATCCGACGGCCTCCTGCCCGCGTTCCTCGCCGCCGTCCCCGTCCTCGCCGGGGTGGCGAGCGTCGGTACCGAGCACCTGGTGAAGCGGGTCGCGCCCAGCACCGTACTGCGGTGGGCACAGCCGCTCGTCCTGCTCGCGCTCCTCGGCGCCGGAGCCGGGACGCGGATGTGGCACGTCGCCCTGGCGCTGGGCGCGTTCGGGCTGGCGGTGGGCGCGCTGGACGCCTCGATGAACATGCTCGGGGTGAGCCTCCAGCAGGCCTACGGCCGCAGCATCATGCTGGGCTTCCACGCCTCGTACAGCCTCGGCGGGATCGTCGGCGCGTCCGCCGCGTGGGCGGGCGCGCACTGGCACCTGTCGCTCTTCACCAGCTACCTGCCGGCCGTGGTGATCCTGCTGCCGCTCGCCTTCGCCGCCAGCCGTTATTACGTCGACCAGCGCGCGGGCGACGGACAGGGAGCCGTCCAGCCCGGCGCGGACAAGGGGCTGGGCTCCGGCGGGTTCAAGCTGCTGCTGCCGCTCTGCCTGGTCATGGCCTGCGCCTACATCGGGGACTCGACCGTCTCCAACTGGAGCGCCAAGTACCTCCAGGACGTACTGGACAGCTCCGAGCAGCTCTCCACCGTCCCCTACAACGTCTACATGGTGATGACCCTGATCGGGCGGGCCGTCGGTGACCTCGGGGTGCGCCGCTTCGGCGCGGTGGCCGTCGTACGGGCCGGGACGCTCGTCGCGGCCGGCGGCTTCGGGGTGGTCGCCGCCGCGCCCGGGGCATGGGTCGGGATGCTCGGCTTCACCCTGCTGGGGATCGGGCTGTGCGTGATCGTGCCGCAGACCTTCGCCGCGGCGGGCCGACTGTTCCCGAAGGCCTCGGACACGGCCATCGCGCGGCTCAACATCTTCAACTACGTGGGGTTCCTCGTCGGGGCGCCGCTGGTCGGCGCGCTCGGTGACGCGTGGACCTACCGGGGGGCCATGCTCGTACCGATGGCGCTGGTCCTCGTCACACTCCTCTACGCCCGCTCGTTCGCCCCGGAGGGCGCCCGATACGGTGTCGGGCATGAGCGGCGAGTCGATGACAGGGCTGTTGATGTGGGACGAGGCGGTAACGAAGTATGA
- a CDS encoding HAD family hydrolase, whose translation MSYDLVIFDNDGVLVDSEPLSNTILSGYLTELGHPTSYEESLRDYMGAAVHRVHDLVMERTGQRLPDDFDDTLHARVFAAFERDLRPVAGATDVLEELTARGIPYCLASSGSHERIRVGHRTTGLDEWFEEEWIFSSEDVGKGKPAPDLFLHAAARMGVEPARCVVVEDSPLGVQAARAAGMDVFGFTAMTPAERLAGATSLFGEMKELPGLLQLDV comes from the coding sequence ATGAGCTACGACCTCGTCATCTTCGACAACGACGGTGTGCTGGTGGACAGCGAGCCGCTCTCCAACACCATCCTTTCCGGATACCTGACCGAGCTGGGGCACCCCACCTCCTACGAGGAGTCCCTGCGCGACTACATGGGAGCCGCTGTCCACCGGGTGCACGACCTGGTCATGGAACGGACCGGTCAGCGGCTGCCGGACGACTTCGACGACACCCTGCACGCCCGGGTGTTCGCCGCGTTCGAGCGGGACCTGCGGCCCGTCGCCGGAGCCACGGACGTCCTGGAGGAACTCACCGCGCGCGGAATCCCGTACTGCCTCGCCTCCTCCGGCAGCCACGAGCGGATCCGGGTCGGGCACCGCACCACCGGACTCGACGAGTGGTTCGAAGAGGAGTGGATCTTCAGCTCCGAGGACGTCGGCAAGGGCAAGCCCGCCCCGGACCTCTTCCTGCACGCCGCCGCACGGATGGGAGTCGAGCCGGCGCGCTGCGTCGTCGTCGAGGACAGCCCGCTCGGGGTCCAGGCCGCACGGGCCGCCGGGATGGACGTCTTCGGGTTCACCGCGATGACTCCGGCCGAGCGCCTCGCCGGTGCCACCAGCCTGTTCGGCGAGATGAAGGAACTGCCGGGACTTCTCCAACTCGATGTGTGA
- the proC gene encoding pyrroline-5-carboxylate reductase yields MTQTVAVLGTGKIGEALLSGMIRGGWPASKLLVTARRPERAEELRTRYGVEAVSNAEAAKRADTLILTVKPQDMGKLLEELAPHVPADRLVISGAAGIPTSFFEDRLAAGTPVVRVMTNTPALVDEAMSVISAGSHATGAHLAHTEEIFGGVGKTLRVPESQQDAATALSGSGPAYFYFLVEAMTDAGILLGLPRAQAHDLIVQAAVGAAVMLRDSGEHPVKLREAVTSPAGTTINAIVELEKHGVRAALIAALEAARDRSRELASGNS; encoded by the coding sequence ATGACCCAGACAGTCGCCGTTCTCGGTACCGGCAAGATCGGTGAGGCCCTGCTCAGCGGGATGATCCGAGGCGGCTGGCCCGCCTCGAAACTCCTCGTCACGGCCCGCCGCCCCGAACGCGCCGAGGAACTCCGTACGCGCTACGGCGTCGAGGCCGTCAGCAACGCCGAGGCCGCCAAGCGCGCCGACACCCTGATCCTCACGGTCAAGCCGCAGGACATGGGCAAGCTCCTCGAAGAACTCGCCCCGCACGTCCCGGCGGACCGCCTGGTCATCAGCGGCGCGGCGGGCATCCCGACCTCCTTCTTCGAGGACCGCCTCGCCGCGGGCACCCCCGTGGTCCGCGTCATGACGAACACCCCCGCCCTCGTGGACGAGGCCATGTCCGTCATCTCGGCCGGCAGCCACGCCACCGGCGCCCACCTCGCCCACACCGAGGAGATCTTCGGCGGCGTCGGCAAGACCCTGCGCGTCCCCGAGTCCCAGCAGGACGCGGCCACCGCCCTCTCCGGCTCCGGCCCGGCGTACTTCTACTTCCTCGTCGAAGCGATGACGGACGCGGGCATCCTCCTCGGCCTGCCCCGCGCCCAGGCCCACGACCTGATCGTGCAGGCGGCCGTCGGCGCCGCCGTCATGCTCCGCGACAGCGGCGAACACCCGGTCAAGCTCCGCGAGGCCGTCACCTCCCCGGCCGGTACGACGATCAACGCGATCGTGGAGCTGGAGAAGCACGGCGTACGGGCGGCCCTCATCGCGGCCCTCGAAGCGGCCCGCGACCGCAGCCGCGAACTGGCCTCCGGCAACAGCTGA
- a CDS encoding ABC transporter permease, whose protein sequence is MNTARTTATALRVLRQLRHDPRSIALMLLVPVLMLTLLRFVFDGSPRTFDSIGASLLGIFPLITMFLVTSIATLRERTSGTLERLLAMPLGKGDLIGGYALAFGAVAVVQSLLATGLALWFLGLDIVGSPWLLLLVALLDALLGTALGLFVSAFAASEFQAVQFMPAVIFPQLLLCGLFAPRNTMQPVLEAVSNVLPMSYAVDGMTQVLTHTDMTTDFVRDVIVVAACALLVLALGAATLRRRTP, encoded by the coding sequence ATGAACACCGCCCGCACCACCGCCACCGCCCTGCGCGTCCTGCGCCAGCTCCGCCACGACCCGCGCTCCATCGCGCTCATGCTGCTCGTGCCCGTCCTGATGCTGACCCTGCTGCGCTTCGTCTTCGACGGCAGCCCGCGCACCTTCGACAGCATCGGCGCGTCACTCCTCGGGATCTTCCCCCTCATCACCATGTTCCTGGTGACCTCCATCGCGACCCTGCGCGAGCGCACCTCCGGCACCCTCGAACGCCTCCTGGCCATGCCCCTGGGCAAGGGCGACCTGATCGGCGGCTACGCCCTCGCCTTCGGCGCCGTCGCCGTCGTACAGTCCCTGCTCGCCACCGGCCTCGCCCTGTGGTTCCTCGGCCTCGACATCGTCGGCTCGCCGTGGCTGCTGCTCCTGGTCGCACTCCTCGACGCGCTGCTCGGCACCGCGCTCGGCCTGTTCGTCTCCGCCTTCGCGGCGTCCGAGTTCCAGGCCGTCCAGTTCATGCCGGCCGTGATCTTCCCCCAGCTGCTCCTGTGCGGACTCTTCGCGCCCCGCAACACGATGCAGCCGGTCCTCGAAGCCGTCTCCAACGTCCTGCCCATGTCCTACGCCGTCGACGGCATGACCCAGGTCCTCACCCACACGGACATGACCACCGACTTCGTCCGCGACGTGATCGTCGTCGCCGCCTGCGCCCTACTGGTCCTCGCCCTCGGCGCGGCCACCCTGCGCCGCCGCACACCCTGA
- a CDS encoding ABC transporter ATP-binding protein — MMNNQAGGAAATTPAAHTPAVHAHDLTVRRGTPRTPRTVLHGINFAVPRARITGLLGPSGCGKSTLMRAVVGTQAQVTGTLDVLGRPAGHPELRSRIGYVTQAPSVYDDLTVRQNLDYFAAVLDPGRAAADRRRADVTRAIADVDLTTHADALAGNLSGGQRSRVSLAVALLGTPELLVLDEPTVGLDPVLRRDLWNLFHTLADTRGATILVSSHVMDEAERCHDLLLMREGRILAEDTPDALRARTHSDTVEEGFLHLVDEANAQATEQATEQATEQARAATAGESETR, encoded by the coding sequence ATGATGAATAACCAGGCGGGCGGAGCCGCGGCCACCACCCCCGCCGCACACACCCCCGCCGTGCACGCCCACGACCTGACCGTCCGCCGCGGCACCCCCCGCACCCCCCGCACCGTCCTCCACGGCATCAACTTCGCCGTCCCCCGCGCCCGCATCACCGGCCTCCTCGGCCCCTCCGGCTGCGGCAAGTCCACCCTCATGCGCGCCGTCGTCGGCACCCAGGCCCAGGTCACCGGCACCCTCGACGTCCTCGGCCGCCCCGCGGGCCACCCCGAACTGCGCTCCCGCATCGGCTACGTCACCCAGGCGCCCTCCGTCTACGACGACCTCACCGTCCGGCAGAACCTCGACTACTTCGCCGCCGTCCTCGACCCCGGCCGGGCCGCCGCTGACCGCCGCCGCGCCGACGTCACCCGCGCCATCGCCGACGTGGACCTCACCACCCACGCCGACGCCCTCGCCGGAAACCTCTCCGGCGGCCAGCGCAGCCGTGTCTCCCTCGCCGTCGCCCTGCTCGGCACCCCCGAGCTGCTCGTCCTCGACGAACCCACCGTCGGCCTCGACCCCGTCCTGCGCCGCGACCTGTGGAACCTCTTCCACACCCTGGCCGACACCCGCGGCGCCACGATCCTCGTCTCCTCCCACGTCATGGACGAGGCCGAGCGCTGCCACGACCTGCTCCTCATGCGCGAGGGCCGGATCCTCGCCGAGGACACCCCGGACGCGCTGCGCGCCCGTACCCACTCCGACACCGTCGAAGAGGGATTCCTGCACCTCGTGGACGAAGCCAACGCCCAGGCCACGGAGCAGGCCACCGAGCAGGCCACCGAGCAGGCCCGCGCCGCCACCGCAGGGGAGAGCGAGACCCGATGA
- a CDS encoding peptidase: protein MAVDETADVVGSMAAESGDAGYMTFPVAPDSRVNVRSGPGTDYPVKKVLPYGSWVKIDCQTPGTTVSGPYGTSDIWDCIGNGLYVADAYVKTGSDGYVATRCG from the coding sequence ATGGCGGTTGACGAGACGGCGGACGTGGTGGGATCGATGGCCGCGGAGTCCGGCGACGCCGGGTACATGACGTTCCCGGTCGCACCCGATTCGCGGGTGAACGTCCGCAGCGGCCCGGGCACGGACTACCCGGTGAAGAAGGTCCTCCCGTACGGCTCCTGGGTGAAGATCGACTGCCAGACGCCCGGCACGACGGTCTCCGGCCCGTACGGCACCTCGGACATCTGGGACTGCATCGGCAACGGCCTGTACGTCGCCGACGCGTACGTGAAGACGGGCAGCGACGGCTACGTAGCCACCCGCTGCGGCTAA
- a CDS encoding serine/threonine-protein kinase, whose protein sequence is MRSLRAGQSGFPEYAGLYRLESVLGSGGMGVVHLATSASGLKLAVKIVHAQHAVDPEFRARFQQEVAAARRVSGAFTAPVVDADPDAERPWMATLFIDAPTLAERVRERVLDPAEVGRLGAGLAEALRDIHRAGVVHRDLKPSNVLMAPDGPKVIDFGISRPYDSDLRTETGKLIGTPPFMAPEQFQRPRDVGPAADVFAMGALLVHAATGHGPFDSESPYIVAYQVVHNEPDLTGVPQELAPLIARCLAKDPAARPTADELIAVLRSAAYPTNEDTRAFIPRPRLPVADPAGGPAAEPLTHRRDAPLSGERPSSDALADARADGTGPRPGRRRRSRWRVAAVLGTGLLVTGGAVGGYVQFRETPATTVADHLDGTPGGAAPARIVPWSVTPGAPGAAQRIPACGWMTDALYCSAAGLAAVRLDPATGAVRWSVAGVTGPADPAPFPGGGNVLVYLSGSHLLQGLDPASGAQRWKADVPRGADVVPAGALVLIAAADGQVTARDAATGAVRWTKRPAGAAGVGAQLVAAADGSEVYAVTPSGDGTSTQVLALAAADGAARWQHRSAGLLEPVGVADGTLHLLAGDGMVTDAVVRIDLRGRGERGERRTLLPTTLLQAQAGLGADGTVYAFGSGGALAAVGAERELWRLETAASQGSRPVVADGRVHLMAADGRLLAVDAVRGRLVGQSAPRMATGQHTFTPLRPVPVVGGGRVFGAAPDGSVFAVDPGGWR, encoded by the coding sequence ATGAGATCGCTGCGCGCTGGGCAGTCCGGGTTTCCGGAGTACGCCGGGCTGTACCGGCTGGAAAGTGTGCTCGGTTCCGGCGGCATGGGCGTCGTCCATCTGGCCACTTCCGCGTCCGGGCTGAAGCTCGCCGTGAAGATCGTGCACGCGCAGCACGCGGTGGATCCCGAGTTCCGCGCCCGCTTCCAGCAGGAGGTCGCCGCCGCGCGGCGGGTGAGCGGCGCGTTCACCGCGCCCGTCGTCGACGCCGACCCCGATGCCGAACGGCCGTGGATGGCCACCCTGTTCATCGACGCCCCGACGCTCGCCGAGCGGGTGCGCGAGCGGGTGCTCGACCCGGCCGAGGTCGGGCGGCTCGGCGCCGGGCTCGCGGAGGCGCTGCGCGACATCCACCGGGCCGGGGTGGTCCACCGGGACCTCAAGCCGAGCAATGTGCTGATGGCGCCCGACGGGCCGAAGGTCATCGACTTCGGGATCTCGCGCCCGTACGACAGCGACCTGCGGACCGAGACCGGGAAGCTGATCGGGACCCCGCCGTTCATGGCGCCCGAGCAGTTCCAGCGGCCGCGCGACGTCGGGCCCGCCGCGGACGTGTTCGCGATGGGGGCGCTGCTGGTGCACGCGGCCACCGGGCACGGGCCGTTCGACTCCGAGAGCCCGTACATCGTGGCCTACCAGGTGGTGCACAACGAGCCCGACCTGACCGGGGTGCCGCAGGAGCTGGCGCCGCTGATCGCGCGCTGCCTGGCGAAGGACCCGGCCGCGCGGCCGACCGCCGACGAGCTGATCGCCGTACTGCGCTCCGCCGCCTATCCGACGAACGAGGACACGCGGGCGTTCATACCGCGACCGCGGCTGCCCGTGGCGGACCCGGCGGGGGGCCCGGCGGCGGAGCCGCTCACGCACCGGCGGGACGCGCCGCTGTCCGGCGAGCGGCCCTCTTCCGATGCCCTCGCCGACGCGCGGGCAGACGGTACGGGGCCGCGCCCGGGGCGGCGGCGGCGCTCGCGGTGGCGGGTGGCCGCCGTGCTGGGGACCGGGCTGCTGGTCACCGGCGGGGCCGTCGGCGGGTACGTCCAGTTCCGGGAGACCCCGGCCACGACGGTCGCCGACCACCTGGACGGGACGCCCGGCGGGGCCGCGCCCGCCCGGATCGTGCCGTGGTCGGTGACCCCCGGCGCGCCCGGGGCCGCCCAGCGGATCCCGGCCTGCGGCTGGATGACGGACGCCCTGTACTGCTCGGCGGCCGGCCTCGCCGCGGTCCGGCTGGATCCGGCGACGGGCGCGGTGCGATGGTCGGTGGCCGGGGTCACGGGGCCCGCGGACCCGGCGCCGTTCCCCGGGGGCGGGAACGTCCTCGTCTACCTGTCCGGCAGCCACCTGCTCCAGGGCCTCGACCCGGCGAGCGGGGCGCAGCGCTGGAAGGCCGACGTCCCGCGCGGCGCGGACGTCGTACCGGCGGGGGCGCTGGTGCTGATCGCCGCCGCCGACGGGCAGGTCACGGCGCGCGACGCGGCGACCGGCGCCGTGCGCTGGACGAAGCGTCCGGCGGGGGCGGCGGGCGTCGGGGCGCAGCTGGTCGCGGCGGCGGACGGGTCGGAGGTGTACGCCGTCACGCCCTCCGGGGACGGTACGTCGACCCAGGTGCTCGCCCTCGCGGCGGCCGACGGCGCCGCCCGCTGGCAGCACCGGTCGGCGGGGCTGCTGGAGCCGGTGGGGGTGGCGGACGGGACGCTGCACCTGCTGGCGGGCGACGGGATGGTGACGGACGCCGTGGTACGGATCGACCTGCGCGGGCGGGGCGAGCGGGGCGAGCGGCGGACGCTGCTGCCGACGACCCTGCTCCAGGCGCAGGCCGGGCTGGGCGCGGACGGGACGGTGTACGCCTTCGGCAGCGGGGGCGCGCTGGCGGCCGTGGGCGCGGAGCGGGAGCTGTGGCGGCTGGAGACCGCGGCCAGCCAGGGGTCGCGGCCGGTGGTGGCGGACGGGCGCGTCCACCTGATGGCGGCGGACGGGCGGCTGCTGGCGGTGGACGCGGTGCGGGGGCGGCTGGTCGGGCAGAGCGCTCCGCGGATGGCTACGGGGCAGCACACGTTTACGCCGTTGCGGCCTGTGCCGGTGGTGGGGGGCGGGCGGGTCTTCGGCGCCGCGCCGGACGGGTCGGTGTTCGCCGTCGACCCTGGCGGGTGGCGGTAG
- the ilvD gene encoding dihydroxy-acid dehydratase, which translates to MPELRSRTVTHGRNMAGARALMRASGVASADIGKPIIAVANSFTEFVPGHTHLAPVGRIVSEAILAAGAVPREFNTIAVDDGIAMGHGGMLYSLPSRDLIADSVEYMVEAHCADALICISNCDKITPGMLMAAMRLNIPVVFVSGGPMEAGQATLVDGTVRKLDLIDAMVDASNENVSDEDVLRIEENACPTCGSCSGMFTANSMNCLAEAIGLALPGNGSVLATHTARKALYEEAGRTIVEITKRHYEQDDYSVLPRSIATREAFENAMALDIAMGGSTNTILHLLAAAQEAGLDYDLKDINEVSLRVPCLAKVAPNVAPGGTYYMEDIHRAGGIPAILGELYRGGLLNKDVHTVHSASIEEWLGTWDVRSGTASEESVELWHAGPGCVRSATAFSQSERWDTLDLDAEGGCIRSVEHAYSKDGGLAVLHGNIAVDGCVVKTAGVDESIWTFEGPAVVCESQDEAVDKILRKEIKPGDVVVIRYEGPRGGPGMQEMLYPTSFLKGRGLGKSCALITDGRFSGGTSGLSIGHASPEAASGGAIALIEDGDRIRIDIPNRSIDLLVDDTTLAARREALGGVYAPKNRERKVSAALRAYAAMATSADKGAVRDVSLLG; encoded by the coding sequence ATGCCCGAGCTGAGGTCCCGCACCGTCACCCACGGCCGCAACATGGCGGGCGCACGCGCCCTTATGCGGGCGTCGGGCGTAGCGAGCGCCGACATCGGCAAGCCGATCATCGCGGTCGCCAACTCCTTCACCGAGTTCGTCCCCGGGCACACCCACCTCGCCCCGGTCGGCCGGATCGTCTCCGAAGCGATCCTGGCCGCGGGCGCCGTGCCGCGCGAGTTCAACACGATCGCGGTGGACGACGGCATCGCGATGGGCCACGGCGGCATGCTGTACTCCCTCCCCTCCCGCGACCTCATCGCGGACTCGGTCGAGTACATGGTGGAAGCGCACTGCGCCGACGCCCTGATCTGCATCTCGAACTGCGACAAGATCACCCCCGGCATGCTGATGGCCGCCATGCGCCTCAACATCCCGGTCGTCTTCGTCTCCGGCGGCCCGATGGAGGCCGGCCAGGCCACCCTCGTCGACGGCACCGTCCGCAAGCTCGACCTGATCGACGCGATGGTCGACGCCTCGAACGAGAACGTCTCCGACGAAGACGTGCTCCGCATCGAAGAGAACGCCTGCCCCACCTGCGGCTCCTGTAGCGGAATGTTCACCGCCAACTCGATGAACTGCCTCGCCGAGGCCATCGGCCTCGCCCTCCCCGGCAACGGCTCGGTCCTCGCCACGCACACCGCCCGCAAGGCGCTGTACGAGGAGGCCGGCCGCACGATCGTCGAGATCACCAAGCGCCACTACGAGCAGGACGACTACTCCGTCCTGCCCCGCTCCATCGCCACCCGCGAGGCCTTCGAGAACGCCATGGCCCTCGACATCGCCATGGGCGGCTCCACCAACACGATCCTGCACCTGCTGGCCGCGGCGCAGGAAGCGGGCCTGGACTACGACCTCAAGGACATCAACGAGGTCTCGCTCCGCGTCCCGTGCCTCGCCAAGGTCGCGCCGAACGTGGCGCCCGGCGGCACGTACTACATGGAGGACATCCACCGGGCCGGCGGCATCCCCGCCATCCTCGGCGAGCTGTACCGCGGCGGCCTCCTCAACAAGGACGTCCACACCGTGCACTCGGCGAGCATCGAGGAGTGGCTCGGCACCTGGGACGTGCGCAGCGGCACCGCGTCCGAGGAGTCCGTCGAGCTGTGGCACGCGGGCCCCGGCTGCGTCCGCTCCGCGACCGCCTTCTCGCAGTCCGAGCGCTGGGACACCCTCGACCTCGACGCCGAGGGCGGCTGCATCCGCTCCGTCGAGCACGCGTACTCCAAGGACGGCGGACTCGCCGTCCTGCACGGCAACATCGCCGTCGACGGCTGCGTCGTGAAGACGGCCGGCGTCGACGAGTCGATCTGGACCTTCGAGGGCCCGGCCGTGGTCTGCGAATCGCAGGACGAGGCCGTCGACAAGATCCTGCGCAAGGAGATCAAGCCGGGTGACGTCGTCGTCATCCGCTACGAAGGCCCGCGCGGCGGCCCCGGCATGCAGGAGATGCTCTACCCGACGTCCTTCCTCAAGGGCCGAGGCCTCGGCAAGTCCTGCGCGCTGATCACCGACGGCCGCTTCTCCGGCGGCACGTCCGGCCTCTCCATCGGCCACGCCTCCCCGGAGGCGGCCTCGGGCGGGGCCATCGCCCTCATCGAGGACGGCGACCGCATCCGGATCGACATCCCGAACCGCTCGATCGACCTCCTGGTCGACGACACCACGCTGGCGGCCCGCCGCGAGGCCCTCGGCGGCGTGTACGCCCCGAAGAACCGCGAGCGCAAGGTCTCGGCGGCGCTGCGTGCCTACGCCGCCATGGCCACCAGCGCCGACAAGGGCGCCGTCCGCGACGTCTCCCTCCTGGGCTGA
- a CDS encoding TetR/AcrR family transcriptional regulator, with protein sequence MTDTPADKARPRRGPGRPRQDEADDGPGTQERIRLAARSEFAERGYDKTSVRGIAKAAGVDPALIHHYFGTKDDLFAAAIEMTMEPALVVPAVLGDGPDGIGERLARYFLGIWENPVSRAPMLAVIRSALTHEAAAKVLRRLILRRVLERVAADLNVPDPTFRAELAASHMVGIALLRYVVQVEPLASADPEDIITLVAPTLQRYLTEE encoded by the coding sequence ATGACGGACACCCCCGCCGACAAGGCCAGGCCCCGCCGCGGCCCCGGCCGCCCCCGCCAGGACGAGGCCGACGACGGCCCCGGCACCCAGGAGCGGATCCGCCTCGCCGCCCGCTCCGAGTTCGCCGAGCGTGGCTACGACAAGACGTCCGTACGCGGGATCGCGAAGGCCGCGGGCGTGGACCCGGCGCTGATCCACCACTACTTCGGCACCAAGGACGACCTCTTCGCGGCCGCCATCGAGATGACGATGGAACCCGCCCTCGTGGTCCCGGCCGTCCTCGGCGACGGCCCCGACGGCATCGGCGAGCGCCTCGCCCGCTATTTCCTGGGCATCTGGGAGAACCCCGTCTCCCGCGCCCCGATGCTCGCCGTGATCCGCTCGGCGCTGACCCACGAGGCCGCGGCGAAGGTACTGCGCCGGCTGATCCTGCGCCGGGTCCTGGAACGGGTCGCGGCCGACCTCAACGTCCCGGACCCCACCTTCCGCGCCGAGCTGGCCGCCTCGCACATGGTGGGGATCGCCCTCCTGCGGTACGTCGTCCAGGTCGAGCCCCTCGCCTCCGCCGACCCGGAGGACATCATCACGCTGGTCGCCCCCACCCTCCAGCGGTACCTGACCGAGGAGTGA